A single window of Gossypium hirsutum isolate 1008001.06 chromosome A10, Gossypium_hirsutum_v2.1, whole genome shotgun sequence DNA harbors:
- the LOC107896775 gene encoding uncharacterized protein, whose protein sequence is MGLSVENSVTQSHTRTHKTFLITNYILLGAASACIFLILSLRLLPSLCGFFLILLHVVTIAAAVSGCSVVTSGSNKFYAAHMVVMVLTSIFQGSVSVLILTRTSDFLGYLKSYVREDDGAVILKLAGGLCVAVFCLEWMVLGLAFVLRYYAFVEGHGVGNGSQAAYQRNGKVQDEDLKKWPWPIQV, encoded by the coding sequence ATGGGTCTCTCAGTTGAGAATTCGGTAACACAATCTCATACCCGAACCCACAAAACCTTCCTCATCACCAACTACATCCTCTTGGGAGCTGCTTCCGCCTGTATCTTCCTCATCCTCTCCCTCCGCTTGCTCCCGTCCTTGTGTGGATTCTTCCTTATCCTCCTCCATGTCGTCACCATAGCCGCTGCCGTCTCGGGTTGCTCCGTCGTCACTTCCGGGTCCAACAAGTTCTACGCAGCTCACATGGTGGTGATGGTGTTGACATCGATATTCCAGGGCTCGGTTTCGGTGCTTATATTGACCCGAACTTCTGATTTCTTGGGGTACTTGAAGTCCTACGTGAGGGAAGATGATGGGGCGGTGATACTGAAGTTGGCTGGTGGGCTATGTGTGGCTGTTTTCTGCTTGGAATGGATGGTGTTGGGGCTTGCTTTTGTGTTGAGATACTATGCCTTTGTGGAAGGTCATGGGGTTGGCAATGGCAGCCAAGCAGCATATCAGAGAAATGGGAAGGTTCAAGATGAAGATTTGAAGAAGTGGCCATGGCCAATCCAagtttaa
- the LOC107896773 gene encoding U5 small nuclear ribonucleoprotein 40 kDa protein — translation MEIVPREGESALSGPRPMEWSTVPYAPQGPDRNGNKRMSSLESPIMLLTGHQSSIYTVKFNPAGTVVASGSHDREIFLWNVHGDCKNFMVLKGHKNAILDLHWTTDGSQIVSASPDKTLRAWDVETGKQIKKMAEHSSFVNSCCPSRRGPPLVVSGSDDGTAKLWDMRQRGAIQTFPDKYQITAVSFSDASDKIFTGGIDNDIKVWDLRKGEVTMTLQGHQDMITGMSLSPDGSYLLTNGMDCKLCIWDMRPYAPQNRCVKIFEGHQHNFEKNLLKCGWSPDGSKVTAGSSDRMVYIWDTTSRRILYKLPGHTGSVNESVFHPNEPIIGSCSSDKQIYLGEI, via the coding sequence ATGGAAATTGTTCCAAGGGAGGGTGAAAGTGCTTTGTCAGGTCCAAGGCCAATGGAATGGTCCACTGTTCCGTATGCTCCTCAAGGACCAGACAGAAATGGAAACAAACGTATGTCAAGTCTCGAATCACCAATAATGTTGCTTACCGGACATCAGAGTTCTATATATACCGTGAAGTTCAATCCAGCTGGGACTGTTGTTGCATCTGGATCGCATGACAGGGAAATTTTTCTGTGGAATGTCCATGGAGACTGCAAAAACTTCATGGTTCTCAAAGGGCACAAGAATGCAATTTTGGATCTTCATTGGACCACTGATGGATCCCAGATAGTATCAGCTAGCCCGGACAAAACTTTGAGAGCATGGGATGTTGAAACAGGGAAACAAATCAAAAAGATGGCAGAACATTCTTCTTTTGTGAATTCATGTTGTCCATCACGGAGAGGGCCACCTCTCGTTGTTAGTGGATCTGATGACGGAACTGCCAAACTTTGGGATATGCGTCAGAGAGGTGCCATCCAAACATTTCCTGATAAATACCAAATTACAGCCGTCAGTTTCTCCGATGCATCAGATAAGATCTTCACCGGTGGCATTGACAatgatattaaggtttgggactTACGTAAAGGTGAAGTAACAATGACACTTCAAGGTCATCAAGACATGATAACAGGTATGAGTTTGAGTCCCGATGGTTCCTACCTTCTCACCAATGGTATGGATTGCAAACTCTGCATATGGGATATGCGCCCTTATGCACCACAGAATCGTTGCGTAAAGATTTTCGAAGGCCACCAACACAATTTCGAAAAGAACTTGTTGAAATGTGGCTGGTCACCAGATGGAAGCAAGGTCACAGCCGGTAGTTCAGATAGAATGGTCTACATATGGGATACAACATCTCGACGCATCTTGTACAAGCTTCCTGGCCACACAGGATCTGTGAATGAATCTGTATTCCATCCTAATGAACCGATCATTGGTTCTTGTAGCAGCGACAAACAGATATATCTGGGGGAGATATGA